From the Vicugna pacos chromosome 30, VicPac4, whole genome shotgun sequence genome, the window aaaatatttcattgcaGAACTATTTAacataaaaaagacagaaaaagatgtGGAGAACAGATATATCAACTTTTGTGTATCTTTTATAAAGTACAGCATTTTGAGGAAACAGAATGTTTTAGGTTTATATAAACTGGTATGTAAAGATTTTCAGAAGGCAGATTAGTAAGCTGCAAAATTTACACACTTGAAACATAAACATTACATATATGAAAATTTGCGAGGATAATTACTTCAAGAACCTTACAAGCACAGCACGGTGACTATGACTGAAAAGACTGGGAGGCACTGGTATGGGGTGGGTAGGATGTTTATTCTACAATATTTAATTTTGCATAAATTCTACTTCTAATACATATTATTCTGCATCATActtacaaatttatttaaaaaattaaaatattacactaaaatattcatatgtaaggaaatgaaaatgaataagtAGGACAGTCTATccaacattaaatattttaactggtacaataaaaagaataatgataGAAAAGGGAattagacagaaaataaaattaaggatgaaaaagtaataaaaatgcagaaactaagtaaaaattaaggcaattctataaaattttattgagtaATAAGTTATGTACTACTTATTGCCTCCTTACTAGAAATGCATTCCAATTCCAACTTTTTAGGGGAAGTGAAAAACCAGACATCATATAGTTTATAGTCTAGCAAGGAATTTTTATTAATAGCACAAACACACAGttcatttttaattataattaccATTAATcctttagagaaaaagaaagtttgaTGCAGATTTATGAAGACTTTTACATTCTGGGAGTTTGGCCCTGATGCTAAATTACTTTCTTTATGGATAAAGCACCTATTTAATACTTTATCTGCCTTTTTTTTCTCCAGAGCTTCTTCTTAGCATCAGTCATCTCAGAATTCCTTAAACTGTAGATTAGTGGGTTCAGCATAGGGGTGATGACTGTATAAAACACACTCAGTGATTTGTCAAAGGGGAAGGTCTTAGCAGGTCTTGCATACATGAAAATACAGGGAACGAAAAAGCAGAAAACTACAGTGATGTGGGAACCACAGGTCTGGAGGGCTTTCCGCCTCCCTTCCTGACTAACATTCTTTACAGAGTGCAAGATGACTCCATAAGAGATGAGTAAGAGTAGAAAAACAGCAGCAGAGCTCAGTCCTCCATTGACCACCACTAAGATGCCAATGACATAGGTGTCAGTACAGATGAGTTTCAATAAGGGGTACATGTCACACATAAAGTGATCAATGACATTGGGACCACAAAATGGGAGCCCATAAATAGTGTCAAGTTGAATTACTGAGTGCAGAAAACCTCCAACACAGGACACCACCAGCAGCACAACACACACCCTTTGCCTCATGACAATCAAATAATGCAAGGGCTtacagatggccacgtagcggtccTAGGCCATCACCAACAAAATAACAATCTCTGATCCACCAAAAAAGTGCTCTGTAAACAGCTGAGCCATGCAAGATTCAAAAGATATGGTGTTTTCCCCAAAGAACAAGTCTGAAATTAATCTGGGGGAAATAGAAGAGGAATAAATTAGATTCATAAATGATAAGCTAGCAAGAAAAAAGTACATTGGCGAGTTCAGAGTCTTACTAATAGTTATAGTCACAATAATGAGAAGGTTGCCCACAaatgtcaaaatgtagaagagcaAGAACATAACAAAAAGGACTTTCTTCTCCTTTGGATTCTGTGTGAGGCCCAGGAGGATGAAATAAGTTACAATGTTCCTTGGTTCCATCTTGTCTGTACAGGAGCTGACTTCACATATTAGAAGCatttttatctacaaaacaaagggaaaatgtttaaatacattataaagtaaacattttatttagcTATTCAATTAAAACAATGTGTATGAAGTATCTATTTGTGTCCAGCATGTCAGAGACATTGTGAGTACTAGCACCAAGCTGGATAAGGCATAGTTCCCTATCCTCAGTGATATGACACACAACAAGGGGTCAAACAATTCCAGACTCATAATAAGTGTCATTACAAGAATTTCAGACAAAGCTAAGAGTCACACTATAGGAATATATCAATCAGACTAGAATAAGAGAAGGCATTCTGTAAGAAGCAACATTTTAGCTGAGctttaaaggaaaagtaaaagaacaagaaaaatggaaggggaattctaagaaaaaatatatcatttataaaTTCACAAAGCTATGATACTTGACTCCCACATCAACTAATTTGCATATTCAGTGTGAGTAGATCAAGCTTTGAATAGAAGTTTACTGCCCTGGATTGTCTCAGAACTCACTGAGACTTTCTTCTTAGGGGCTTTAGTTAGGTATTCCTCCATTTCAAGACCAATAAATAATCAGGTAGTCAAACTTCATGTCTCTGAATCTTATCTCTACCTTTATTTTCCAAAGTGTGTATGCAATGTCTCCAATTTTGGATTTCTCCAGTTGGATATCaatttagtatatataaaacaaaatttaaaaaatttctcagtttaaaaaagtgTTTCCTATCTTATTAAAGTCTATCACTTTCAATGTAATTGCTCAGATAAAAAACCTTACCATGTTTTTCACTCCCTTATTGATGTTACATTACTTATTCATACCTTTAACAAATCTTGTTGTCTCTACTGTGCATATCACATGCCTCATCATTCCCTTTCCCATGCTTCCTTCCTGATTCACTGCAGTAGCCTACCGCCAAGTCTCTCCACTTTTATCCTGGCCTCCAACAATTTGTTCTCTTGAAGCAGCCTGAGTGAATCTCTTTAAATATTGCTCTGATCATATCACTCAAATGTTGAACAATCCATGGTGAGTTCTAATCAAGGAATAATTGTTTATGTATCATATTTAATATGTACAGTAGCAAGAATTGTAatctccaattttatttgaaataactgAGACTCAGATCATCTCattaattttcccaaggtcacacatatTTAAGTGAGAAAACTAGACTTGGCATCTAagtttgaattttttcaaaatgatTAAATTCATTACATAATAAAGTCACAACATTCTGTAGCCTGGTTTTCACTATTTACTGTTATTCTCACCTTGTGGAGGCTTGTTCACAATCTGAAGGATGGCTTTTCAAGTTATTCATAAAGACTTGGAATTGCTGTTTCATCCAATATGAAAACCAAGGGCAATAGGCTGCATTATTACTTGAGGATGAATTTAACTTCATTTGAGTGTATGTTCATTTCTTCCATGGGCTACTGATAATTCAGaagaaagttttcatttctctgttgattATTTAAAGTAATTCCATGGtactgaccaaaaaaaaagtttactatgTTAAGAGAATTTATACAAAAAATCTTCAAATCCTATGTGTACATTAGAAAATTTTAACTAGCCATTTCCCAGGGAAATTTATCTCAAGTAACTTCTCTTCCTACTagctttaaaatagaaaaataccacTCACTTGTTTAATGCTTTTAATTCTCTCATGTTTATGTGGCCAGACTAGTTGATTTATGATTCTGTGATTCATTCTtgcactgtttttctttcttcttttaaatatatttctttaaatttaacaTCAAACCTGAAAATGTTCTATCAGTACTTAAAATTATATCATTATTTGTCCCACTAGGGGCAAAGATCATTGGACATTTTATTGCTTCTAACCTCATTTATCATTAAGTCTTAGAATTGGAAAGTATCCAAGACTGATTCTTGCTTAATTAAATTCACTGGGGTTATCcactatatttaaaatgtacatcggtatATAAAGAGACTACTAATCCTTATCACAGAATTAAGGTCCAAAAGAATgtaaaagggggaaaaacagcTTTATAACTGCTTTCAGACTATTGTGAACCAAGAAGAAAGTATCAGCCAAATCATTTAGTTCCAGTGAAGATAAATTCCTCAAGTATTTCCCCACTTGTTATAACAAGcttgtctttcttttaatttaatattcaaattgttcagtatttaaatttatgaaatatataaaaatattaccaCCATTTatgatttaatatataattttatatataataattatgtatttataatttaagCTACCTATTTTATACCAGGAACTGTGCTATCATTGAGGACACAGTaagtaataaaacaaagaaaaaataacacacagcaattaataaaacaaagaataaatacaggggggtgggaagggacagactgggatttcaaaatgtagaatagataaacaagattatactgtgtagcacagggaaatgcatacaaaatcttacagtagctcacagtgaaaaaagtgacaatgaataaatgtatgttcatgtataactgaaaaattgtgctctacactgtaatttgatacattgtaaaatgactataactcaataaaaagtaaaaaaaaaaaaacccaaagaataaataacattaaatttcTTTCCcacatgaattttatatttttataatagagTCAGGCAATAAAGAAGGAGACACTTTAATAAAGTAGTTGTAATCTTATGCAGTGTTtatatgacaacacatagaatactgcaacagaaataagaaagaaaattctacCGTGGAAAATATAATCAGGGAAGTGGTTTCTTAAAAAGTGAAGTTTAAGCTGACATCCAAAGAATAGGAATGACTACCATTGGAAGCAGTGTTACAGAcaggaaaattaagtaaaatttggTTAAGTTAAATTATCTCACTACAGAGATGACATTATATtgaggaaaaaaactaaaaatttaacAGAAACTTTAACAGCAGGACCATGTTGCAAAGACACGGTGAGAGTGTTCAATGGCTGATGGGACATTTTCTACATAAAACTGCTTCTTCAAGATTAGGAAACTTAACCAAACCACCAAatacaaggaaataaaattcagaaaattagGCAATAGAGGAAtgtgttccaaatgaaggaacacaataaaaaccccagaagaagaactaaaTGAAGTGGAGATAAGAAATCGACTTAACAAAGGATTCAATGTAATGATTATAAAGATgctcaaagaactcaggagaagattgttccaactacctgatctttgttgtaaaaactcctgtatatctgGGTTCCGCCTTACCTCTTCCCagtagtccctcagagcaatctgagaggctatcATCCCAGGCTTGGAGGTATTCAAGTCCTCAAaaatgtccactgaataaaacaaaactcaacttttaggttgtgcatttatttcagtcaacatgaTTCAGTGTCTTCAGATGAGAACATTCACATATACCAAATGGACTTCAAATTCTCCATTTCAAAATATTATCTTCAATGGAATGACATCAGTTTCAGAAGCATTCCACTTAACAAGTGCCCCTGTTTTTCACAAGCAATTACTCCTAAGGGTGTAAAGTAGAGATGATGGtagttcattcagtaaatacttattaaatatttattctttgccaaattttcttccagttttgtgaTATGAGGTACTGAACAAAACACATACCCTATACCACTTCTGAGCAAATAGCTTTCTATTTTTTGAGTTCCTATATTTCTATACATGTACTGCTTGCATGCTATATTGTATTCATGTTCAtagcaaaataatgttttttgatCCCTCAGACAGGTGTTGTCAGGAAACTCAGACTCACAGTTGTATCCCCTTAagagaacaagaaaaagagattCGAATATGGCCAAGGAAATAGAGGGTCATTCCAGCACAAGAAATGCTTACAAGGCCTGTCAGCTTTCAGAGTGTTCTTATAGGCAGGTACAGAGAAATTATGCATCCtaaagctaattaacatattaatttatatttacttatacttATAAAActaacatgtatatatatatattagcttAAGATTCTATGCAAATAAGTAGTTCTATTATAGTTTAAGAATCTAATAATAAAGTGTTCacaataactaacatttatgaGCATTTAGTTGCCTAAAAGCTTATACAGATGTTTCATTTGATCTTGAGAATATCTCCACCATTCCACATTTAACAAAACTTGAGGAAGTTGTGTTTTGCCAAAGTTTACATAATAAGTGGCAAAGCTAAGTTTTGATCTCAGAAGAATCTTCCTCAAAAAGACTATGCTCTTTACCATTATACCAGAAACTGGTTTCTGAATCCTCAAAAATGTATGTGAAATTTGTAATAATGGAAAATCCACACCAATAAAGCAAAACTGTAAAAATGAGTTCCTCGAAGTGAATGATTAGTTaagattatgaaaaaaatgagtttttattATTGAGTCTAAATTTGTACTGCTCGCTCCACAACTGGCCAATAAACTGAGACACAAGTTGTTAGGACAACGAATAGTGACTTTACTTGGGGAGCCAGCAGACCAAAGATAAGgtagactagtgtcccaaagaaccatcttgcctgtGCTTGTGTGCTAGTTTCTATACAGAACAGAAAGGGGAAGTGAGGCAGTAAAGCATGAAAGATGATACggtgttgcaaatatttcttgGTTCTGGCCAGACTCCAGAGGgcatgtgttaatttcttgtttCCTGCACTCATTCACTAGTGGGCCTGGTCAGCATGTTTCCTTGAGCTAAACAAAGATATATTAGGTTAATGCTCAAGCATGGGAGGCAGGGATCCCAGGGATGGGCCATTCATTATGTATACTTCAAGTTATAGGTAACccccctttagtgattaacttgtagcaaaagcaatagaacacAAAGGTCAAAGTAAAAGATAGCAGACCCACTATGAAGTCATAGTTGTTCTTCCCTATCATGGGTACATCCAGTTTAGTGTATCTGTATAACAAAGTGAAAGTATGAGGAAATTGAGAATTAATTACCTCAGTATAGACTGGTCTGTAAAGATCTTCAGAAGGCTAAGCAGTGCAATGCAAAATTTAAACACAGCCATAAACACaaagaatatatgaatatatgcttGTATTTGCAAAGGTTATGAGTTGAATCTCAGAACAGAGTAACTACATCTGGAAGAATGAGAGACAATAGTTTGGGATGTGGAAGAGGTTTATTTAACAATCTTTCATTATgcctagattttatttttaacattttatatccATCATACTtacatcttttatttaaaaattagaatattaaaCTAAAAATTTCATAGGTAAAGCAAATGAAGTAGAATAAAGAGGATAGTGTATCCACATTAAATATTGCAACTAATATAGTAAGTGAATTATGATAAAAGATAAGAATCTGACAAGAATAAAACTAAGAATGTAATAAAAGTAAATgcagaaatttattaaaattagtgTAATTCTATAAAAATTTCATTGATTAACTCATTACATATCATTTATTGACTCACTAGTTAATGCATTCCACCCCTTTCCACTCTGTTAGGTTCTCTAATCAACCAGACATTATGGAATGAACATTCTAACAGGGAAACTGTCATTGTTTATGAACAAAGAGTTCAACTTTTACTTCAATTACCAGAAATCctttagagaaaaggaaagtttGCATCAGATTTATGAAGACTTTTACATTCCAAAGAGATTGACCCTAatgttaaattaatttatttgtgaTGGATAATGCACTTGTTCAATATttgctctgctttttttctcCAGAGCTCCTTCATAGCATTAGTCATTTCAGAATTTCTTAGACTGTAGATTAAAGGTTTCAGCATAGGGGTGATGACTGTAAAAAACATGCTTAATGATTTATCAATGGGGAAATTCTTAGCAGGTCTCACATATATGAAAATACAGGGAACAAAAAAGCAGACAACCACAGTGATGTGGGAACCACAGGTCTGGAGGGATTTCCGCCTCCCTTCCTGACTCAGGTTCCTTAGAGAGTGCAAGATGACTCCATATGAGATGAGTAAGAGCAGAAATACAATAGTGCACATCAGTCCTCCATTGGCCACTACTATGAGGCCAATGACATATGTGTCACTGCAGATGAGTTTCAATAAGGGGTACATGTCACATATAAAGTGATCAATGACATTGGGGCCACAAAATGGGAGCCCGTAAATAGTGCTGAATTGAATAAGTGAGTGCAGGAAACCTCTAACACAGGACGCCACCAGCAGCACAACACACACCCTCTGCCTCGTGATAACTAAATAATGCAAGggcttacagatggccacatagtGGTCATAAGCCATCACCAGTAGAAGGAAGACCTCTGATCCACCAAAAATATGCTCTGTAAACAGCTGAGTCATGCAAGATTCAAAAGATATGGTGTTTTCTCCAGAGAACAAGTCTGAAATTAATCTGGGGGTGAAAGAAGAGGAATAAGTGGCATCTGTAAATGACAAGCTAGTGAGAAAAAAGTACATTGGTGAGTTCAGGGTCTTACTGAAAGTTATAGTCACAATAATGAGCAGATTGCCCACCctggtcaaaatgtagaagagcaAGAACATAACAAAAAGGACTTTCTGCTCCTTTGGATTCTGTGTGAGGCCCAGGAGGATGAAATAAGTTACATTGTTCCTTGGTTCCATCCAGTCAGTACAGGAGCTGACTTCACATATTAGAAGCATTTTACCTACAAAACAAGGCAGAAAACTTTTAAATGCATTCATTAtaagttttatcttttatttatccattcagttAAAACAGTGTGCATGAAGCATCTATTTGTGCCCAGTGTGTGGTAGACATTGTGGCTACCAAGTTGGATAAGGAATAGTTCCCTCTCTGTGATAGAatatattaaaggaataaaacaatTTCAGATCCACATAATGAATAGCATTATAAGGGCACTTACAGAAAGCTAAGAGTCAGAAAGTAGGAATATATTTGTCAAACTAAAGACAGAGAAGGCTTCTCTAATGCCTTAGCTGAATTTCTAAGGGAAagtgaaagaacaagaaaagatgGGAAGGAAATTCCATGGAGGTACACCATTTATAATTACCCAAAATGTAATACTTGACACCCACATAAGCTACTTTACACATCCCAGTGTGAGTAGGTCAAAATATATACAGATGGTCAGTGGCCTGAATTGTCTCAGAACTCCTGAAGCTTTTTTCTGACTGTCTTAGGTGGATATTCCTCCTTTCCCTGACCATTAATTGCTGAAGTAGTCCAATTTTGTACCTTCAGCCTCTATCTCCACATGTATAAGCCGCATGTACAGTTTTGGACATTTCTGGTTATATTTCAacttaatatttctaaaacatgatttaaaatgtccataataataaatgtgtatataaataaataaataataaaaataataaataatatactaatatatttaatatatattatacaatatataatatatagat encodes:
- the LOC116278461 gene encoding olfactory receptor 4A47-like, which translates into the protein MEPRNNVTYFILLGLTQNPKEQKVLFVMFLLFYILTRVGNLLIIVTITFSKTLNSPMYFFLTSLSFTDATYSSSFTPRLISDLFSGENTISFESCMTQLFTEHIFGGSEVFLLLVMAYDHYVAICKPLHYLVITRQRVCVVLLVASCVRGFLHSLIQFSTIYGLPFCGPNVIDHFICDMYPLLKLICSDTYVIGLIVVANGGLMCTIVFLLLLISYGVILHSLRNLSQEGRRKSLQTCGSHITVVVCFFVPCIFIYVRPAKNFPIDKSLSMFFTVITPMLKPLIYSLRNSEMTNAMKELWRKNIVSHSSRCSYSVLRFNS